From one Mytilus edulis chromosome 1, xbMytEdul2.2, whole genome shotgun sequence genomic stretch:
- the LOC139521420 gene encoding uncharacterized protein, with protein sequence METQTERPKLSFSIENLIERKEHKNETSKDAQIVSRNVNKEDVIAKERKTPVYIGDDSNHTDKNLSSKNTSPHSYNNWLISHDTAKKEIVSQPFDNYYGLQTLVHPAFTMGRMPNEEYQAYLLRYYSLLPTNTLTSFGKYLDLKSPSLKRYPSTTKASRFELQDKIHRSPSNEKITPVRDINDNTKENPLSDFIKNEKETTKEADDPIKVQQSKGKKMVSKTQKTFTCPECGKIFNAHYNLTRHMPVHTGARPFICKICGKGFRQASTLCRHKIIHTSDKPHKCGKCGKAFNRSSTLNTHMRIHLNYKPYVCEFCGKGFHQKGNYKNHKLTHSTEKQYKCNICNKAFHQVYNLTFHMHTHNDKKPYTCHMCGKGFCRNFDLKKHTRKLHNGSTMPSTSSSSSYSLDSASYPRPTNVLSQPSMPSHQSAFLSTRPSAYSNPSLVYHRNLLSQYMLGQPGAAYLQKFNCFV encoded by the coding sequence ATGGAAACGCAGACGGAAAGACCAAAATTATCATTCTCCATCGAAAATCTCATTGAAAGAAAAGAACACAAAAATGAAACCAGTAAAGATGCTCAAATTGTTTCGAGAAATGTAAATAAAGAAGATGTAATCGCGAAGGAGAGGAAAACACCAGTTTACATTGGAGATGATAGCAATCATACAGATAAAAACTTGTCGTCAAAAAACACTTCACCACATTCGTACAACAACTGGTTAATAAGCCATGATACAGCAAAGAAAGAAATTGTTTCCCAGCCTTTCGATAATTATTATGGCCTTCAAACATTGGTGCACCCAGCTTTTACCATGGGAAGAATGCCGAACGAGGAATATCAAGCTTACCTGTTAAGATACTACTCACTTCTACCGACAAACACTTTAACATCTTTTGGTAAATATTTAGATCTGAAGAGTCCATCTTTAAAGAGATATCCAAGTACCACAAAAGCAAGCCGTTTTGAACTACAAGACAAGATACATAGGAGTCCTTCTAATGAGAAGATAACACCAGTTAGAGACATTAATGACAACACTAAAGAAAACCCTCTCTCTGATTTTATTAAAAACGAGAAAGAAACGACAAAGGAAGCTGATGATCCTATTAAAGTTCAGCAAAGTAAAGGAAAGAAGATGGTCTCAAAGACACAGAAAACTTTCACATGTCCAGAATGTGGTAAAATCTTCAATGCACACTACAATCTGACAAGGCACATGCCCGTCCATACTGGAGCACGACCATTTATTTGTAAGATTTGTGGGAAAGGTTTCCGACAAGCGAGCACATTGTGTAGACACAAGATTATACACACATCTGATAAACCACATAAGTGTGGAAAGTGTGGGAAAGCTTTTAACAGGAGTTCAACACTTAACACACATATGCGTATACACCTCAATTACAAACCATACGTGTGTGAATTTTGCGGAAAAGGCTTTCACCAGAAAGGGAACTACAAGAACCATAAACTAACTCACAGTACCGAGaaacaatataaatgtaacatTTGTAACAAAGCCTTCCATCAAGTGTACAATCTAACATTTCACATGCATACACATAATGATAAGAAACCGTATACATGTCATATGTGCGGGAAAGGCTTTTGCAGAAACTTTGACCTCAAGAAGCATACACGGAAACTTCATAATGGGAGTACCATGCCATcaacatcatcatcatcgtcgtaTTCACTCGACAGCGCCTCGTACCCCAGACCAACAAACGTATTATCTCAGCCGTCGATGCCTTCCCATCAAAGTGCTTTTCTGTCGACAAGACCAAGCGCATACAGTAATCCGTCTTTGGTATATCATCGTAATTTACTTTCTCAGTACATGTTGGGCCAACCAGGAGCGGCATACCTGCAGAAATTTAACTGTTTCGTGTGA